The Geodermatophilaceae bacterium NBWT11 genome has a segment encoding these proteins:
- a CDS encoding glycosyltransferase family 1 protein — MIAVEDASDAAVRHARLRVLFASHTPESGVFRVGSHHLSREFARQGMQVGHMSTPLSPVKFLGLGNRIGLRSRLSATLSGPTADADGRMSSVPFTTLPVQLTAGWPVNLALHTAVPSLRRTIRASGLERPDFLLMDQPMFAGLGAMVGARTTVYRPTDVYTGERMRAAQDRALAESDAVVATSQEVLDRLPSRARDLPSLVLPNGVDAPFFRGGRARTVAEDAVVYVGALDDRLDWAWLRDLARLRPHVRFDLFGPPPPVRPDGLGENVRLRGAIDYARVPAALAGYRTALMPFTPGVTNSGRSPMKLYEYLAAGLRVLATPHFAGSSTPPPGVFVAADASAAAGILPGLLVADDRNEAGAEVADDRDWSHRSTTLLDFLLTL; from the coding sequence GTGATCGCCGTGGAGGACGCCTCGGACGCGGCCGTACGCCACGCTCGGCTGCGCGTGCTGTTCGCGAGCCACACCCCGGAGAGCGGGGTCTTCCGGGTGGGCAGCCACCACCTGTCGCGGGAGTTCGCCCGGCAGGGGATGCAGGTCGGGCACATGTCCACTCCGCTGTCCCCGGTGAAGTTCCTGGGCCTCGGGAACCGGATCGGCCTCCGTTCGCGGTTGTCGGCGACGCTCAGCGGCCCCACTGCGGACGCCGACGGGCGCATGTCCTCGGTCCCCTTCACCACGTTGCCGGTGCAGTTGACCGCTGGGTGGCCGGTCAACCTGGCGCTGCACACGGCCGTGCCGAGCCTCCGTAGGACGATCCGGGCGTCGGGTCTGGAGCGCCCGGACTTCCTGCTGATGGACCAGCCGATGTTCGCCGGCCTCGGTGCCATGGTGGGTGCCCGGACGACGGTCTACCGCCCGACCGACGTCTACACCGGTGAGCGCATGCGGGCGGCACAGGATCGTGCGCTCGCCGAGTCGGACGCCGTCGTCGCCACGTCGCAGGAGGTGCTCGACCGGCTGCCCTCCCGTGCTCGGGACCTGCCCAGCCTGGTGCTGCCGAACGGGGTGGACGCACCGTTCTTCCGTGGCGGACGAGCCAGGACCGTCGCCGAGGACGCCGTCGTCTACGTGGGCGCTCTGGACGACCGGCTGGACTGGGCCTGGTTGCGCGACCTGGCGAGATTGCGGCCACACGTGCGGTTCGACCTCTTCGGCCCTCCGCCGCCCGTCCGGCCCGACGGTCTGGGGGAGAACGTCCGGCTGCGCGGGGCGATCGACTACGCCCGGGTGCCGGCCGCCCTGGCTGGGTACCGGACCGCGTTGATGCCCTTCACCCCCGGGGTCACCAACAGCGGACGCAGCCCGATGAAGCTCTACGAGTACCTCGCTGCTGGACTCCGGGTGCTGGCCACCCCGCACTTCGCCGGCAGCAGCACCCCACCGCCGGGTGTGTTCGTGGCGGCGGATGCGAGCGCCGCTGCCGGCATCCTCCCCGGTCTGCTCGTGGCCGACGACCGCAACGAGGCCGGAGCCGAGGTGGCGGACGACCGCGACTGGAGCCACCGGTCGACGACGCTGTTGGACTTCCTGCTCACGCTGTGA
- a CDS encoding glycosyltransferase family 4 protein, with protein MTLVHERFTEFAGSEAVVEQLARLWPQAPVLAPVGIPGVMPADLEPRVQTTALSRLLRGDSYAHLLPALPVAVRRLHVPPSDVVVASHHAFANQVVHATDAPVVSYVHSPARWVWDPSMRDGEVGGRAGALALGLFAAAYRPVDVKAAARVHTLVANSEAVAQRIRDWWQRDAVVVHPPVDTEAYTPDPSIPREDFFLLAGRLVPYKRPDLAVRAAAAAGVPLVVAGDGRARAEVEALAGPNTTFVGRVSDEGLLDLYRRCAALLMPGVEDFGIVPVEAQACGAPVIAVDAGGARDSVVPGVTGELVPQQSTLAAEVDVWAEALRDFQPSRYEATGVRAHAEGFSRAHFRAAMDAVVQGVLAGR; from the coding sequence ATCACCCTGGTCCACGAACGCTTCACCGAGTTCGCCGGCTCCGAGGCCGTGGTCGAGCAGCTGGCCCGCCTGTGGCCGCAGGCCCCCGTCCTGGCCCCGGTCGGGATCCCCGGTGTCATGCCGGCCGACCTCGAGCCACGGGTGCAGACGACGGCGTTGAGCCGCCTGCTGCGGGGGGACTCCTACGCGCACCTCCTCCCGGCGCTCCCGGTTGCCGTGCGCCGGCTGCACGTGCCGCCCTCGGACGTCGTCGTGGCGTCCCACCACGCCTTCGCCAACCAGGTCGTGCACGCCACCGATGCCCCCGTCGTCTCCTACGTGCACTCCCCGGCCCGCTGGGTCTGGGACCCCTCCATGCGGGACGGCGAGGTGGGCGGCCGGGCCGGTGCACTGGCCCTGGGGCTCTTCGCCGCCGCCTACCGCCCGGTCGACGTCAAGGCCGCGGCGCGGGTGCACACCCTGGTCGCGAACTCCGAGGCGGTCGCCCAGCGCATCCGCGACTGGTGGCAGCGCGACGCCGTCGTCGTGCACCCGCCGGTGGACACCGAGGCCTACACGCCGGACCCGAGCATCCCGCGGGAGGACTTCTTCCTCCTCGCCGGCCGGCTCGTCCCCTACAAGCGCCCCGATCTGGCGGTGCGCGCCGCTGCCGCGGCGGGTGTGCCGTTGGTGGTCGCCGGCGACGGCCGGGCCCGTGCCGAGGTCGAGGCCCTGGCCGGCCCGAACACCACGTTCGTCGGCCGGGTGAGCGACGAGGGGCTGCTGGACCTGTACCGCCGGTGCGCCGCCCTGCTCATGCCCGGCGTCGAGGACTTCGGCATCGTGCCGGTCGAGGCGCAGGCCTGCGGAGCGCCCGTCATCGCCGTCGACGCCGGTGGGGCCCGGGACTCCGTCGTCCCCGGGGTCACCGGCGAGCTCGTGCCCCAGCAGTCGACGCTCGCGGCCGAGGTCGACGTCTGGGCGGAAGCGCTGCGGGACTTCCAGCCCTCCCGTTACGAGGCGACGGGCGTGCGCGCCCACGCCGAGGGGTTCTCGCGGGCGCACTTCCGCGCGGCCATGGACGCCGTCGTGCAGGGCGTGCTCGCCGGACGGTGA
- a CDS encoding class I SAM-dependent methyltransferase: MDDLTAAWDQRVETLDPVGHATPVVAGADLRSYLAPRTGAGAVVPTSSLVGRARRVLGPRQRAAVKIAGTRMMAPRSVRRFRSLLAGGEPLLLNLGSGTYNAPGWVNVDLWGLHRSWGVDPDVIWDLRRPLPLPDGSVRGVFLEHVLEHLPAPVGLAATDQAFRLLEPGGVLRISVPDFGRYALTYADRVRGLRSGTDLIASERPGRPTELLAVAEVVYDHGHVSVWDAETLIALMRAAGFVDVHECSFGSGAVQPVPDSPARRGESLYVEGTRPA; this comes from the coding sequence ATGGACGACCTGACCGCTGCCTGGGACCAGCGGGTGGAGACCCTCGACCCGGTCGGGCACGCGACGCCGGTGGTCGCCGGGGCCGACCTGCGCAGCTACCTGGCACCGCGGACCGGCGCCGGTGCGGTCGTCCCCACCAGTTCGCTCGTCGGTCGCGCCCGCCGGGTCCTCGGGCCCCGCCAGCGTGCAGCCGTCAAGATCGCCGGGACCCGCATGATGGCCCCGCGGTCGGTCCGCAGGTTCCGGTCCCTGCTGGCCGGTGGCGAGCCGTTGCTGCTCAACCTGGGCAGCGGCACCTACAACGCCCCCGGCTGGGTCAACGTCGACCTCTGGGGGCTGCACCGCTCGTGGGGCGTCGACCCCGACGTCATCTGGGACCTCCGCCGCCCACTGCCGCTGCCCGACGGGTCGGTGCGAGGGGTCTTCCTCGAACACGTCCTGGAGCACCTGCCCGCCCCCGTGGGCCTGGCCGCGACCGACCAGGCCTTCCGTCTGCTCGAGCCCGGCGGCGTCCTGCGCATCTCGGTCCCGGACTTCGGCAGGTACGCCCTCACCTACGCCGACCGCGTGCGGGGCCTGCGTTCCGGCACCGATCTCATCGCCAGCGAACGCCCGGGCCGGCCCACGGAGCTGCTGGCCGTCGCCGAGGTGGTCTACGACCACGGTCACGTCTCCGTCTGGGACGCCGAGACCCTCATCGCGCTGATGCGGGCTGCCGGCTTCGTCGACGTGCACGAGTGCAGCTTCGGGTCGGGGGCCGTGCAGCCCGTACCCGACTCTCCCGCCCGGCGCGGCGAGAGCCTCTACGTCGAGGGCACCCGGCCCGCCTGA
- a CDS encoding glycosyltransferase family 4 protein, which yields MTAPTRWLLMAGHVAASGRGGGIVRYTVELAKALRRRDDVDLHLLVDPAAADGLVDLVDGPDRLVRLPGLPGLAVSGYERALLGRTLGDRFDVVQGTKHLVPCGVAARTALTVHDMLLYDRPQDFGTAKRTLLRQPYAASIRQADTLLCVSAATRERLVVSVPGTRPRSAVVPLATSPALRTSEPVPVPAVADRPFALVVGDTQPRKNLPTVVSAWRRVAAERPDAVLLQVGPPPWGEQDYGPDFDALVASGNLHQLQDVTDGVLRWAYEHASVVLTPSLAEGFGLPAAEAIDLGTPLVTSTDAALVEVSGDRAVHLAPDDVAGWARVALEHLAVPVGTRTPPAVTRSWDDVAAETVAAVLSGR from the coding sequence ATGACCGCGCCCACACGGTGGCTGCTCATGGCCGGTCACGTCGCGGCCAGCGGCCGCGGCGGCGGCATCGTCCGGTACACCGTCGAACTCGCGAAGGCCCTCCGCCGGCGGGACGACGTCGACCTGCACCTGCTCGTCGACCCGGCCGCCGCCGACGGCCTCGTGGACCTCGTGGACGGCCCCGACCGGCTGGTCCGGCTGCCGGGCCTGCCCGGGCTGGCCGTGTCCGGGTACGAGCGGGCCCTGCTGGGCCGGACGCTCGGCGACCGGTTCGACGTCGTGCAGGGCACCAAGCACCTGGTCCCCTGCGGCGTCGCCGCGCGCACGGCGCTCACCGTGCACGACATGCTGCTCTACGACCGCCCGCAGGACTTCGGGACGGCGAAGCGCACCCTGCTGCGCCAGCCCTACGCGGCGTCCATCCGGCAGGCGGACACGCTGCTCTGCGTGAGTGCCGCGACGCGTGAGCGACTGGTCGTCTCGGTGCCCGGCACGCGTCCGCGCAGCGCCGTCGTCCCGCTGGCCACGAGCCCGGCGTTGCGCACAAGCGAGCCGGTCCCGGTCCCCGCGGTGGCCGACCGGCCCTTCGCACTCGTCGTGGGCGACACCCAGCCGCGCAAGAACCTCCCGACCGTGGTGTCCGCGTGGCGCCGCGTCGCCGCCGAACGCCCCGACGCCGTGCTGCTGCAGGTCGGACCGCCGCCGTGGGGCGAGCAGGACTACGGGCCGGACTTCGACGCCCTGGTCGCCTCGGGCAACCTGCACCAGCTGCAGGACGTCACCGACGGGGTGCTCCGCTGGGCCTACGAGCACGCGTCGGTGGTGCTGACCCCCAGCCTCGCGGAGGGGTTCGGGCTCCCGGCCGCCGAGGCGATCGACCTGGGCACCCCGCTGGTGACCTCCACCGACGCCGCCCTCGTCGAGGTGAGCGGCGATCGCGCCGTCCACCTGGCCCCCGACGACGTCGCCGGCTGGGCGCGCGTCGCGCTCGAGCACCTCGCCGTCCCGGTGGGGACCCGCACCCCGCCGGCGGTGACCCGCAGCTGGGACGACGTGGCGGCCGAGACGGTGGCGGCGGTGCTGTCGGGCCGCTGA
- a CDS encoding oligosaccharide repeat unit polymerase translates to MGRVDRPSPPRAAGGVTVVTAPVRRRGGTWWISPVGALALVVPITLLLTARLDDNAFRLFYRSPKSVTGETLLLIAVTVLVLGATAAVTASLAPSGKRRLVRSPGVVPRRLYSAGQALFWLTMVGYLLYFAVGASNGLRPADVFNAVFSQSNYSGDLKEQLSGVAGITTLTQVGIAFVIVATYLLLQGRDRRLAAQLGFVFFLSLLRSFIASERLALVEVSVPVIVVLVLAGGRSLRRGKRAAARLAPLVLAPLLFLLFAAFEFSRSWQFFKTRTDESFPVFALIRLAGYYATSYNNGQLHLVHDPYPGRMPLDSIAAFWSAPGIAQLGLYDRLSAPAPVTAQNVLERFGNPEFNNPGGVTTPFVDFGLLGGFLFFVLCGVVIGLLYRGFVDGSPMGALLYPMVVTGLFDLPRYLYWTQGRVVPAVVCLVAVALYVGRPVGVSRQPLPRRRFPAPPAAVGNRVPEAVR, encoded by the coding sequence CTGGGCCGGGTGGACCGACCGTCGCCCCCGCGAGCTGCCGGTGGGGTCACGGTCGTGACAGCGCCGGTCCGCCGTCGGGGCGGCACCTGGTGGATCTCCCCCGTGGGCGCGCTGGCCCTCGTCGTGCCGATCACGCTGCTGCTCACCGCCCGGCTCGACGACAACGCGTTCCGGCTGTTCTACCGCTCCCCCAAGTCCGTCACCGGGGAGACCCTGCTGCTCATCGCGGTCACGGTGCTCGTGCTGGGTGCCACCGCCGCCGTGACCGCCTCGCTCGCCCCGTCGGGCAAGCGCCGGCTGGTCCGCTCCCCCGGCGTGGTCCCCCGCCGGCTGTACTCGGCCGGTCAGGCGCTCTTCTGGCTCACGATGGTGGGCTACCTGCTGTACTTCGCCGTCGGCGCGTCCAACGGCCTGCGTCCCGCGGACGTCTTCAACGCGGTGTTCAGCCAGAGCAACTACAGCGGCGACCTGAAGGAGCAGCTGTCCGGCGTCGCCGGCATCACCACGCTCACCCAGGTCGGCATCGCCTTCGTCATCGTCGCGACGTACCTGCTGCTGCAGGGCCGCGACCGGCGGCTCGCCGCCCAGCTGGGGTTCGTCTTCTTCCTCAGCCTGCTCCGGTCGTTCATCGCCAGCGAGCGCCTGGCGTTGGTCGAGGTGTCCGTGCCGGTGATCGTCGTCCTCGTGCTCGCCGGTGGCAGGTCCCTGCGGCGGGGCAAGCGGGCCGCGGCCCGGCTCGCCCCCCTCGTCCTGGCCCCGCTGCTGTTCCTGCTCTTCGCCGCCTTCGAGTTCTCCCGGAGCTGGCAGTTCTTCAAGACCCGGACCGACGAGTCGTTCCCCGTCTTCGCCCTCATCCGGTTGGCCGGCTACTACGCGACGTCGTACAACAACGGGCAGCTGCACCTGGTGCACGACCCCTACCCGGGGCGGATGCCGCTGGACTCGATCGCGGCCTTCTGGTCGGCCCCCGGCATCGCCCAGCTCGGCCTGTACGACCGGCTGTCCGCCCCGGCGCCGGTGACGGCGCAGAACGTGCTGGAGCGGTTCGGCAACCCCGAGTTCAACAACCCGGGCGGGGTGACCACGCCCTTCGTCGACTTCGGCCTGCTCGGCGGGTTCCTCTTCTTCGTCCTCTGCGGCGTGGTGATCGGCCTGCTGTACCGGGGCTTCGTCGACGGTTCCCCGATGGGCGCCCTGCTCTACCCGATGGTCGTCACCGGTCTCTTCGACCTCCCCCGGTACCTCTACTGGACCCAGGGGCGCGTCGTCCCCGCCGTGGTGTGCCTGGTGGCCGTCGCCCTGTACGTGGGGCGCCCCGTGGGCGTCAGCCGGCAACCGCTCCCCCGCCGGCGGTTCCCCGCGCCGCCGGCAGCGGTGGGCAACCGCGTCCCGGAGGCCGTCCGATGA
- a CDS encoding glycosyltransferase: MAEQVDAAPALSLVVSTVGRPVDFDRLITSIEETVPAHLVELVVCDQSADQSCATVLRERDPAFRWVATTSGRGASVGRNAGLEVATAPLVGFPDDNCWFPPDTLSAVVATFAADPGLSGLSGQQQTLDRRPSMLRWPSTGGPVTRTNFMKTSIMSTMFFRRDVIDRVGHFDEGMGVGSAGWYGAGEESDLLLRVLSGGGRVQYVPELVVLQDEPRDDADAAFERKMLRYGCGNGHLWRLHRLPRWLLAWYSARKVVGAVVRRVRGQRNLARADLAYLRGTWAGWTDRRPRELPVGSRS; encoded by the coding sequence ATGGCTGAGCAGGTCGACGCCGCACCGGCGCTCTCCCTGGTCGTCAGCACGGTGGGTCGGCCGGTCGACTTCGACCGGTTGATCACCTCGATCGAGGAGACGGTCCCCGCGCACCTGGTCGAGCTGGTCGTCTGCGACCAGAGCGCGGACCAGTCCTGCGCCACCGTGCTGCGGGAACGTGACCCTGCCTTCCGCTGGGTCGCCACCACGTCGGGCCGGGGCGCCTCCGTGGGCCGCAACGCCGGCCTGGAGGTGGCGACCGCCCCCCTCGTGGGCTTCCCCGACGACAACTGCTGGTTCCCACCGGACACCCTGTCCGCCGTCGTCGCGACCTTCGCCGCCGACCCGGGGCTGTCCGGGCTGAGCGGTCAGCAGCAGACCCTGGACCGCCGTCCGTCGATGCTGCGGTGGCCCTCCACCGGTGGCCCCGTCACCCGGACGAACTTCATGAAGACGTCGATCATGAGCACGATGTTCTTCCGCCGGGACGTGATCGACAGGGTCGGGCACTTCGACGAGGGCATGGGCGTGGGCTCGGCCGGCTGGTACGGCGCCGGCGAGGAGTCCGACCTGCTGCTCCGGGTCCTGTCCGGGGGCGGACGGGTGCAGTACGTGCCCGAGCTCGTCGTCCTGCAGGACGAGCCCCGTGACGACGCGGACGCGGCGTTCGAGCGCAAGATGCTCCGCTACGGCTGCGGCAACGGCCACCTCTGGCGTCTGCACCGGCTGCCCCGGTGGCTGCTGGCCTGGTACTCGGCACGCAAGGTCGTCGGGGCCGTGGTCCGTCGGGTGCGAGGCCAGCGGAACCTGGCCCGGGCTGACCTCGCCTACCTGCGCGGGACCTGGGCCGGGTGGACCGACCGTCGCCCCCGCGAGCTGCCGGTGGGGTCACGGTCGTGA
- a CDS encoding CpsD/CapB family tyrosine-protein kinase yields MTTPTPLPTDEVADARAGRPARSGRRRRLLVGALVGALVLGAGGVALAATAERPVSAEALVQSYADPDAVENPLTGTVGGDAAARNATYVETELVYLNGTDLSTQVATTLGIDLAEVDLEAARVGDSNVINITSTAPDRAGALAQAQTAADVYIAGRVQRLTDRINAVLASVQSQITANEQAIAALPDPPITGFDSNEQQRGALGQQSVDLLNARDTLQRAAADTSQIAGQIQQADVLPSGAVSDNVLTIAAAVLLGALLGAVLAPVVSALRGRVRDDQDVANLGVPVLSPDLPSASAPRRSAALLRAVQLQALQLPAGPVNGGSLAVVAATPGVGATFTAVAHALHAARRGKTVLVTSDGPGVADGVGGLQDHVDLTLTPSNPVAGLVVVHGLRTTPVPGLLVLVLGEATTDHVADARSIDDLLPDGFVPTATAAGWSVVVDAPPLDVSDEGVRAARQCRETLVVAAVGSSRVVDVDRAVQILHAAGTTPAGVLVNRLPRGAARSASSSSDRQPLEDEAAESRRHRRRAAEAQDRRPEVDAAPVTEEMPVVRPEAPNVVARPRHG; encoded by the coding sequence GTGACCACCCCGACTCCCCTGCCCACCGACGAGGTGGCAGACGCCCGCGCCGGGCGCCCGGCCCGTTCGGGCCGCCGCCGTCGCCTGCTCGTGGGAGCCCTGGTCGGTGCGCTGGTGCTCGGAGCCGGGGGCGTCGCGCTGGCCGCGACCGCCGAGAGGCCGGTCAGCGCCGAGGCTCTGGTCCAGAGCTACGCCGACCCGGACGCGGTGGAGAACCCCCTCACCGGGACCGTCGGCGGTGACGCTGCAGCCAGGAACGCCACCTACGTGGAGACCGAGCTGGTCTACCTGAACGGCACCGACCTGTCCACCCAGGTCGCCACGACCCTGGGGATCGACCTCGCCGAGGTCGATCTCGAAGCGGCCCGCGTGGGCGATTCCAACGTCATCAACATCACCTCGACCGCCCCGGACCGGGCCGGCGCACTCGCTCAGGCCCAGACCGCCGCCGACGTGTACATCGCCGGCCGCGTCCAGCGGCTGACTGACCGCATCAACGCCGTCCTGGCCTCTGTGCAGAGCCAGATCACGGCCAACGAGCAGGCGATCGCCGCGCTGCCCGACCCCCCGATCACGGGCTTCGACTCGAACGAGCAGCAGCGCGGTGCCCTGGGTCAGCAGAGCGTCGACCTGCTCAACGCGCGGGACACCCTGCAGCGGGCCGCGGCCGACACCAGCCAGATCGCCGGCCAGATCCAGCAGGCCGACGTGCTGCCCAGCGGGGCCGTGTCGGACAACGTGCTGACCATCGCGGCCGCCGTCCTCCTCGGCGCGCTGCTCGGTGCCGTCCTGGCACCGGTCGTCTCCGCCCTGCGTGGCCGGGTGCGCGACGACCAGGACGTCGCCAACCTCGGCGTCCCGGTGCTGAGCCCCGACCTGCCCTCGGCCTCGGCCCCGCGCCGGTCCGCCGCCCTCCTCCGGGCCGTGCAGCTGCAGGCGCTCCAGCTCCCCGCCGGCCCGGTCAACGGCGGCTCCCTCGCCGTCGTCGCGGCGACCCCCGGGGTCGGCGCCACCTTCACCGCCGTCGCCCACGCCCTGCACGCCGCCCGCCGCGGCAAGACCGTCCTCGTCACCTCCGACGGCCCGGGGGTCGCCGACGGCGTCGGGGGCCTGCAGGACCACGTCGACCTGACGCTCACCCCGAGCAACCCGGTCGCCGGTCTCGTGGTCGTCCACGGCCTGCGGACGACGCCGGTGCCCGGCCTGCTGGTGCTCGTCCTGGGCGAGGCGACGACCGACCACGTCGCCGACGCCCGCAGCATCGACGACCTCCTGCCCGACGGGTTCGTCCCCACGGCCACCGCCGCAGGCTGGTCCGTCGTCGTGGACGCCCCTCCCCTGGACGTCTCCGACGAGGGCGTGCGCGCCGCCCGTCAGTGCCGGGAGACCCTCGTCGTCGCCGCCGTGGGCTCGTCCCGGGTGGTCGACGTCGACCGGGCGGTGCAGATCCTGCACGCGGCCGGCACCACGCCCGCCGGCGTGCTGGTCAACCGCCTCCCGCGGGGAGCGGCACGATCCGCGTCGTCCTCCTCGGACCGCCAGCCCCTCGAGGACGAGGCCGCGGAGAGCCGTCGACACCGTCGTCGCGCCGCCGAGGCCCAGGACCGTCGACCCGAGGTCGACGCGGCCCCGGTGACCGAGGAGATGCCCGTCGTCCGTCCCGAGGCACCGAACGTGGTCGCCCGGCCGCGGCATGGCTGA
- a CDS encoding GMC family oxidoreductase, whose translation MIIDLDTAGQVALGRLDPQATLVVGGGAAGLAVALGLEDLGRPVVLLESGGDPRDVEAQAASSELNVGQVSGAPYRGLEGGRARVLGGATQLWHGQCTRLRDSDLAVRPWVPGSGWPLGPSDLEPWYTAAEAWFGLSGRGYDAERWAEHRSVSPIPWSPDKLQADFSEYTITPHLGSKHRRRLTRSSTVTTVQHATVVGVLVEEQRAVGVRLRDRSGAEVELRGGRVVLAAGAIENARILMLSDPEGIGLGTGRGVTGRYLQDHPVVETLEIHPTRRSWLQDRTSHLHRGRRRLYPKVRLSRAAQEGSRLVAANAVLVHEHDDPGLEAVRRLLGSAVARTRPESLRRDVVRAVGSVPAVARTAYRRWVRGLSAGRPSSSVRLQIWLEQVPDRESRVTLGAASDPLGLPVADVRWRLADQEIETSRVFSRWVADDLRSAGLAEVTELPAMVDDAAWRAQVVDAYHPAGTTRMSVDPAEGVVDTDSRVHGLDGLFVAGSSVFPIAGYANPTLTIVALSLRLAHHLAGLPARR comes from the coding sequence ATGATCATCGACCTCGACACCGCCGGGCAGGTGGCACTGGGCCGCCTCGACCCGCAGGCCACGCTCGTGGTCGGTGGTGGAGCGGCCGGCCTGGCAGTGGCACTCGGCCTGGAGGACCTCGGGCGCCCCGTCGTCCTGCTGGAGTCGGGCGGGGACCCGCGCGACGTCGAGGCGCAGGCCGCCTCCTCGGAGCTCAACGTCGGCCAGGTGTCCGGTGCCCCCTACCGCGGGCTGGAGGGCGGCCGGGCGCGGGTGCTGGGCGGGGCCACCCAGCTCTGGCACGGGCAGTGCACCCGATTGCGGGACTCCGACCTGGCGGTCCGTCCGTGGGTCCCCGGGAGCGGCTGGCCTCTGGGGCCGAGCGACCTGGAGCCCTGGTACACCGCAGCCGAAGCGTGGTTCGGGCTCAGCGGCCGTGGCTACGACGCGGAGCGGTGGGCCGAGCACCGTTCCGTGAGCCCCATCCCCTGGTCACCGGACAAGCTCCAGGCAGACTTCAGCGAGTACACGATCACCCCGCACCTGGGGAGCAAACACCGCCGCCGGCTGACCCGCTCCAGCACGGTCACCACCGTGCAGCACGCCACCGTGGTCGGTGTCCTGGTCGAGGAGCAACGAGCGGTCGGAGTGCGGCTGCGGGACCGCTCCGGTGCGGAGGTCGAGCTGCGGGGCGGTCGGGTCGTGCTCGCCGCCGGCGCGATCGAGAACGCCCGGATCCTCATGCTGAGCGACCCCGAGGGCATCGGGCTGGGCACCGGCCGCGGAGTCACCGGGCGGTACCTGCAGGACCACCCCGTGGTGGAGACGCTGGAGATCCACCCGACGCGACGGTCCTGGTTGCAGGACCGGACCTCGCACCTGCACCGGGGCCGCCGTCGCCTCTACCCGAAGGTCCGTCTCAGCCGGGCCGCCCAGGAGGGTTCGCGGCTGGTGGCGGCCAACGCCGTCCTGGTGCACGAGCACGACGACCCGGGTCTGGAGGCCGTCCGCCGACTGCTCGGATCGGCGGTCGCGCGGACCCGCCCGGAATCCCTGCGCCGGGACGTCGTCCGGGCCGTGGGCTCGGTGCCTGCGGTCGCCCGGACGGCCTACCGGCGGTGGGTGCGCGGGCTGTCGGCTGGGCGGCCGTCGTCCTCGGTGCGTCTGCAGATCTGGCTGGAGCAGGTCCCGGACCGGGAGAGCCGGGTGACCCTGGGCGCGGCCTCGGACCCCCTCGGCCTCCCCGTGGCCGACGTGCGCTGGCGCCTGGCGGACCAGGAGATCGAGACCAGTCGCGTCTTCAGCCGCTGGGTCGCCGACGACCTGCGGAGCGCCGGCCTGGCCGAGGTCACCGAGCTGCCTGCGATGGTCGACGACGCGGCATGGCGCGCCCAGGTGGTGGACGCCTACCACCCGGCGGGGACGACCCGGATGAGCGTGGACCCCGCTGAGGGCGTCGTGGACACCGACAGCCGGGTACACGGTCTCGACGGGTTGTTCGTGGCGGGCAGCAGCGTCTTCCCCATCGCCGGCTACGCCAACCCGACGTTGACGATCGTCGCGCTCAGCCTGCGGCTGGCCCATCACCTGGCGGGGTTGCCGGCCCGCCGCTGA
- a CDS encoding glycosyltransferase family 4 protein — protein MGTDQFAGLERYVVEVASEQSRRGHHVSVVGGDPASMQRLLTPAVEWHPGATPRDALRALVRQGRRDVVHSHITKADFVALAAAPVNRGRRFSTRHLTAPRGHGPRAQRLAPLVRRALHREIAVSRFVSDEVRPASDVVLLNGVREQPDTSPDRQHVVLMAHRLAPEKDTETGIRAWALSGLADRGWTLVIAGHGAERDPLEQLARELGVADSTDFVGWLPDPTDAFRTSGVLLAPALAEPCGLSILEAMSFGLPVVASASGGNPETVGTAAGATLFPAGDANAAADHLWALADDPTRRATYGRELQELQRAEFSLGVHVDRLTEVYQRGEWGGPR, from the coding sequence GTGGGCACCGACCAGTTCGCCGGCCTCGAGCGCTACGTCGTGGAGGTCGCGTCTGAGCAGTCACGCCGCGGCCATCACGTGTCCGTCGTCGGGGGTGACCCGGCGTCCATGCAGCGGCTGCTGACCCCCGCCGTCGAGTGGCACCCCGGTGCCACGCCCCGGGACGCGCTGCGGGCACTGGTCCGGCAGGGGCGGCGGGACGTCGTGCACAGCCACATCACGAAGGCCGACTTCGTGGCGCTGGCCGCAGCACCCGTGAACCGCGGGCGGCGCTTCTCCACCCGTCACCTGACCGCCCCGCGCGGCCACGGTCCCCGCGCCCAGCGCCTGGCGCCCCTCGTGCGCCGGGCGCTCCACCGTGAGATCGCGGTGAGCCGGTTCGTGTCCGACGAGGTCCGGCCTGCCTCCGACGTCGTGCTGCTCAACGGGGTGCGGGAGCAGCCGGACACCAGTCCTGACCGGCAGCACGTCGTCCTCATGGCACACCGACTGGCCCCGGAGAAGGACACCGAGACCGGCATCCGCGCCTGGGCCCTGTCCGGTCTCGCCGACCGTGGGTGGACGTTGGTCATCGCCGGCCACGGTGCCGAGCGGGACCCCCTGGAGCAGCTGGCCCGCGAGCTCGGTGTCGCAGACAGCACGGACTTCGTCGGCTGGCTCCCCGACCCCACCGACGCATTCCGGACGTCGGGGGTCCTGCTCGCCCCGGCCCTCGCCGAGCCCTGCGGGCTCAGCATCCTGGAGGCGATGTCCTTCGGTCTCCCCGTCGTCGCCTCGGCCTCGGGGGGCAACCCCGAGACCGTCGGCACCGCCGCGGGAGCGACGCTCTTCCCCGCCGGGGACGCCAACGCAGCCGCCGACCACCTCTGGGCCCTGGCCGACGACCCCACCCGGCGGGCCACGTACGGACGCGAACTGCAGGAGCTGCAGCGAGCCGAGTTCAGTCTCGGCGTACACGTCGACCGGCTCACCGAGGTGTACCAGCGCGGGGAGTGGGGCGGCCCGCGATGA